The Ranitomeya imitator isolate aRanImi1 chromosome 3, aRanImi1.pri, whole genome shotgun sequence genome has a window encoding:
- the SPRYD3 gene encoding SPRY domain-containing protein 3 isoform X2 — translation MILNDLLKSGGRFLAISVNPTVGARGTAPFILSIGFPVPRGGSPLSSGCCRGSIKEHYRLYNGRAKGRQFGTKCSSGDRIGCGIEPSSFHVQTAQIFFTKNGKRVGSTVMPLSPDGLFPAVGMHSLGEEVRLHLNAELGCEDDDSIMMVDSYEDEWGRLHDVRVSGTLLEYVGKGKSIIDVGLAQARHSLSTRSHYFEVEIVDPGEKCYIALGLARKDYPKNRHPGWSRGSVAYHADDGKIFHGSGVGDPFGPRCYKGDIMGCGIMFPRDYIFDSEGESDDSSDMKEMRLQPRGVRNVMYLRREQQQDEDGEEEDEEEEEDIERDHEGKKVVVFFTRNGKIIGKKESILPQGGFYPTIGMLSSGEKVKVDLHPLSG, via the exons atgatattgaatgacctactaaagtctggtgggcggttcctcgcaatctctgtaaacccaactgtgggagcgagggggaccgccccttttattctctccatagggtttcctgttcctaggggcggatcccctctctcaagtgggtgctgtcgtggctctataaaagagcattaccg ACTCTATAATGGGAGAGCAAAGGGACGTCAGTTCGGTACAAAGTGCAGCTCAGGTGATCGGATTGGTTGTGGTATAGAGCCCAGCTCTTTCCATGTACAGACGGCTCAGATTTTCTTTACAAAGAATGGAAAACGG GTTGGCAGCACTGTGATGCCCTTATCTCCCGATGGCCTGTTCCCGGCAGTGGGCATGCACTCTTTAGGTGAAGAAGTCCGCCTTCATTTAAATGCAGAACTTGGCTGCGAAGATGATGACAGCATAATGATGGTGGACAGCTACGAGGACGAGTGGGGAAGGCTACATGATGTCAGAGTTTCTGGCACG CTCCTAGAGTATGTTGGTAAAGGAAAAAGTATAATCGATGTGGGTCTGGCACAGGCTCGTCATTCTCTCAGCACTCGGAGTCATTACTTTGAGGTGGAAATCGTTGACCCCGGAGAAAAGTGTTATATTGCGCTAGGACTAGCAAGGAAG GATTACCCAAAAAACAGGCACCCGGGCTGGAGTCGTGGCTCTGTCGCATATCATGCGG ATGACGGGAAGATCTTCCATGGAAGTGGAGTTGGGGATCCATTTGGTCCACGCTGTTATAAGGGAGATATAATGGGCTGTGGGATAATGTTTCCAAGGGACTATATCTTCGACAGTGAAG GAGAAAGTGATGATAGCAGCGACATGAAGGAAATGAGGCTGCAGCCGCGTGGAGTTAGGAATGTTATGTACCTCCGGCGAGAGCAGCAGCAAGATGAGGATggagaggaggaagacgaggaagaagaggaggacatCGAGCGGGATCACGAGGGCAAGAAAGTCGTG GTTTTTTTCACAAGGAATGGGAAGATCATTGGAAAGAAGGAATCCATTTTGCCTCAAGGGGGCTTCTACCCCACCATAGGAATGCTGAGCAGTGGAGAGAAGGTTAAAGTGGACCTGCACCCATTGAGTGGGTGA
- the SPRYD3 gene encoding SPRY domain-containing protein 3 isoform X1 translates to MDDLNLHYRFLNWRRRIREIREVRAVRYQERAKHIMVDGDTLSYHGNSGEVGCYVAPRPLSKDNNYFEVSIVDRGVRGTIAVGLVPQYYSLDHQPGWLPDSVAYHADDGKLYNGRAKGRQFGTKCSSGDRIGCGIEPSSFHVQTAQIFFTKNGKRVGSTVMPLSPDGLFPAVGMHSLGEEVRLHLNAELGCEDDDSIMMVDSYEDEWGRLHDVRVSGTLLEYVGKGKSIIDVGLAQARHSLSTRSHYFEVEIVDPGEKCYIALGLARKDYPKNRHPGWSRGSVAYHADDGKIFHGSGVGDPFGPRCYKGDIMGCGIMFPRDYIFDSEGESDDSSDMKEMRLQPRGVRNVMYLRREQQQDEDGEEEDEEEEEDIERDHEGKKVVVFFTRNGKIIGKKESILPQGGFYPTIGMLSSGEKVKVDLHPLSG, encoded by the exons TTACCACGGAAACTCAGGGGAGGTCGGCTGCTACGTTGCGCCACGACCGCTAAGTAAAGACAATAACTACTTTGAG GTGTCTATTGTGGATCGTGGCGTTCGAGGAACAATCGCTGTGGGATTAGTACCACAATATTACAGTCTGGATCATCAACCAGGTTGGCTGCCAGATTCCGTGGCCTACCATGCGGATGACGGCAA ACTCTATAATGGGAGAGCAAAGGGACGTCAGTTCGGTACAAAGTGCAGCTCAGGTGATCGGATTGGTTGTGGTATAGAGCCCAGCTCTTTCCATGTACAGACGGCTCAGATTTTCTTTACAAAGAATGGAAAACGG GTTGGCAGCACTGTGATGCCCTTATCTCCCGATGGCCTGTTCCCGGCAGTGGGCATGCACTCTTTAGGTGAAGAAGTCCGCCTTCATTTAAATGCAGAACTTGGCTGCGAAGATGATGACAGCATAATGATGGTGGACAGCTACGAGGACGAGTGGGGAAGGCTACATGATGTCAGAGTTTCTGGCACG CTCCTAGAGTATGTTGGTAAAGGAAAAAGTATAATCGATGTGGGTCTGGCACAGGCTCGTCATTCTCTCAGCACTCGGAGTCATTACTTTGAGGTGGAAATCGTTGACCCCGGAGAAAAGTGTTATATTGCGCTAGGACTAGCAAGGAAG GATTACCCAAAAAACAGGCACCCGGGCTGGAGTCGTGGCTCTGTCGCATATCATGCGG ATGACGGGAAGATCTTCCATGGAAGTGGAGTTGGGGATCCATTTGGTCCACGCTGTTATAAGGGAGATATAATGGGCTGTGGGATAATGTTTCCAAGGGACTATATCTTCGACAGTGAAG GAGAAAGTGATGATAGCAGCGACATGAAGGAAATGAGGCTGCAGCCGCGTGGAGTTAGGAATGTTATGTACCTCCGGCGAGAGCAGCAGCAAGATGAGGATggagaggaggaagacgaggaagaagaggaggacatCGAGCGGGATCACGAGGGCAAGAAAGTCGTG GTTTTTTTCACAAGGAATGGGAAGATCATTGGAAAGAAGGAATCCATTTTGCCTCAAGGGGGCTTCTACCCCACCATAGGAATGCTGAGCAGTGGAGAGAAGGTTAAAGTGGACCTGCACCCATTGAGTGGGTGA
- the SPRYD3 gene encoding SPRY domain-containing protein 3 isoform X3, whose protein sequence is MKPPPQAAPEHEHNINSKLKIKITQQPQDGFHQPRLYNGRAKGRQFGTKCSSGDRIGCGIEPSSFHVQTAQIFFTKNGKRVGSTVMPLSPDGLFPAVGMHSLGEEVRLHLNAELGCEDDDSIMMVDSYEDEWGRLHDVRVSGTLLEYVGKGKSIIDVGLAQARHSLSTRSHYFEVEIVDPGEKCYIALGLARKDYPKNRHPGWSRGSVAYHADDGKIFHGSGVGDPFGPRCYKGDIMGCGIMFPRDYIFDSEGESDDSSDMKEMRLQPRGVRNVMYLRREQQQDEDGEEEDEEEEEDIERDHEGKKVVVFFTRNGKIIGKKESILPQGGFYPTIGMLSSGEKVKVDLHPLSG, encoded by the exons atgaagccccccccacaggctgccccggagcacgagcataacattaactcaaaactgaaaataaagattacacaacaaccacaagacggatttcatcaaccaag ACTCTATAATGGGAGAGCAAAGGGACGTCAGTTCGGTACAAAGTGCAGCTCAGGTGATCGGATTGGTTGTGGTATAGAGCCCAGCTCTTTCCATGTACAGACGGCTCAGATTTTCTTTACAAAGAATGGAAAACGG GTTGGCAGCACTGTGATGCCCTTATCTCCCGATGGCCTGTTCCCGGCAGTGGGCATGCACTCTTTAGGTGAAGAAGTCCGCCTTCATTTAAATGCAGAACTTGGCTGCGAAGATGATGACAGCATAATGATGGTGGACAGCTACGAGGACGAGTGGGGAAGGCTACATGATGTCAGAGTTTCTGGCACG CTCCTAGAGTATGTTGGTAAAGGAAAAAGTATAATCGATGTGGGTCTGGCACAGGCTCGTCATTCTCTCAGCACTCGGAGTCATTACTTTGAGGTGGAAATCGTTGACCCCGGAGAAAAGTGTTATATTGCGCTAGGACTAGCAAGGAAG GATTACCCAAAAAACAGGCACCCGGGCTGGAGTCGTGGCTCTGTCGCATATCATGCGG ATGACGGGAAGATCTTCCATGGAAGTGGAGTTGGGGATCCATTTGGTCCACGCTGTTATAAGGGAGATATAATGGGCTGTGGGATAATGTTTCCAAGGGACTATATCTTCGACAGTGAAG GAGAAAGTGATGATAGCAGCGACATGAAGGAAATGAGGCTGCAGCCGCGTGGAGTTAGGAATGTTATGTACCTCCGGCGAGAGCAGCAGCAAGATGAGGATggagaggaggaagacgaggaagaagaggaggacatCGAGCGGGATCACGAGGGCAAGAAAGTCGTG GTTTTTTTCACAAGGAATGGGAAGATCATTGGAAAGAAGGAATCCATTTTGCCTCAAGGGGGCTTCTACCCCACCATAGGAATGCTGAGCAGTGGAGAGAAGGTTAAAGTGGACCTGCACCCATTGAGTGGGTGA